The following coding sequences lie in one Apium graveolens cultivar Ventura chromosome 3, ASM990537v1, whole genome shotgun sequence genomic window:
- the LOC141711001 gene encoding uncharacterized protein LOC141711001 gives MVNGRGHVDQFFVPSLSAIQIFTNKPHKTVRHTRKKMSFQALYLNPNDLYPQSGDFYSRPYFEFHEKVSPYNRPPLFETIEKFSLSNPALQTLTSIDLAPASWMCVAWYPTCQIPNIGIPIKDFDAAFLTFHSLSSFYQETLVEDSQSISLQPFGCAAYKLQGDIWLNHGQSDYLRLCNLHHAADSWIKQLGFEHHDFEFFSMQSDQPVAYTEQPFCYSFGNGSGLLPGPDPFFCNSF, from the exons ATGGTCAACGGCAGGGGGCATGTTGATCAGTTCTTTGTTCCTTCATTGTCAGCTATTCAAATTTTCACCAACAAGCCACATAAAACTGTTAG ACATACAAGAAAGAAGATGTCTTTCCAAGCTTTGTACTTAAACCCTAATGATTTATATCCCCAAAGTGGTGACTTTTATTCTAGACCATATTTTGAGTTTCATGAGAAAGTTTCTCCCTACAACAGGCCACCCCTCTTTGAAACA ATAGAGAAGTTCTCATTGTCTAATCCTGCCCTCCAGACTTTGACAAGTATTGATTTGGCCCCTGCAAGCTGGATGTGTGTGGCCTG GTATCCAACCTGCCAAATTCCGAATATTGGGATACCTATCAAGGACTTTGATGCTGCTTTTCTGACCTTTCATTCCCTATCGTCTTTCTATCAAG AAACTTTAGTGGAAGATTCTCAGTCGATTTCTCTACAACCATTTGGATGCGCTGCTTATAAGTTGCAAGGGGACATCTGGTTGAATCATGGGCAGTCAGACTATCTGAGATTGTGTAATCTCCATCATGCTGCTGATTCCTGGATAAAACAGCTTGGTTTCGAGCACCATGATTTTGAATTCTTCAGTATGCAAAGTGACCAACCTGTAGCCTATACTGAGCAGCCGTTTTGTTACTCTTTTGGCAATGGCAGTGGTCTCTTGCCAGGACCTGATCCATTCTTTTGTAACAGCTTTTAG